The proteins below are encoded in one region of Williamsoniiplasma luminosum:
- a CDS encoding lipoprotein — MKKLLGLLGSIGMVVTTAATVVACGDEPNQNFDLKVAPTGTHSIDVKASLVDKYKSITVLEVNKNGEPLSSDEKLLDVKFVPKQTTMTRDGSQPAPAKITVMAKEKTGRTFFRLKGIDASPKSKGEKVWFGQVFSINIEKTNIRGVRIIAYNSDTQVNIEARINAAISSKINGQKIVLNRDYTIEGLSRIVKRGTVTVKAKPDSKIIEGSFTFDVVTDTRPSIAKIVIPTTYDGEGQAGIRAKIQAEIIKVAPTATFNNDYVIAGLLSTVVGGKVTVTAKVESGKLKDSFTFEIIERKLLTDAAIPTIEIAEPKASVETKIQQALEKLIAGAQKGVDYTISRLNEIAMPGSTITISAIVGSTKLKTPSAITLEVGKANISIIKKPTIAAGSDLDAHKETILTEIQKLPGCSEIVKNDLTFAGATHAGSRITVTPSTASGVAKLTGTISIVVEKADITKSLPSYTQGVSMQGIKDWFTGNEIKRIAGCSQITQNDLVFEGSTGAGGIITVIPSAAGAAKLTGTMTITVAKVGITGTAMPTIAAGTPRDDAKSAILRTIQAIRGCSEITTDDIDLAGTTHAGTTITVTPSTTSGTSKLTGSITIIVAKAAIGAIPKPVIQPGSDIEAHKTTILNTIKGLPGCDQIQMGDLTFVGSTNAGATITVTPSTTSGTSKLTGTISIVVEKANINGVIAPLIIPGVSVDDVKQTILEKIRNLPGCSTIAKTDLTVTGDVGGRINAGTELTITPSTASGASKLEGSITARVGRANISDVIVPTIPAGTTDQNAKSIILTEIQQKSGCSAISGGDITVTGEALAGETLTVTVSNAGTPKLTGTITVIVDKINLENIAPPTIVAGTNPQDHKATILTRIQAISGGRAITNADFEIIGSSTPGASIIVRPTSAGTAKLTGSFTININKADINAISKPTILAGSDINDHETTILNRIKELTGCGSITVDDFELIGTVNPGASIIVRPTNAGSAKLTGSFTITVQRVDISTIAMPTITLDSNFVTASASIVTAIRGIPGLSTITADDLDITGSTTAGATITIKPSLSGSTKLLGTRTIVQGKTSIATGVGTIVVNAGTSFEVAKTTILTQIQALTGLSTITADDLDITGTSNAGATITVNPSAKGSSKMTDSFTITVGRASIAGVTPSAITVGTTPGTYMTGVWNLIKNLPGCSQITMADLVFVGSSATAGNQVTVNPSTTGAAKLIGTITIQVVA; from the coding sequence ATGAAAAAATTATTAGGACTACTAGGTAGTATCGGAATGGTTGTTACAACAGCCGCAACTGTTGTTGCGTGTGGTGATGAACCCAATCAAAATTTCGATTTAAAAGTTGCCCCAACAGGCACACACAGTATCGATGTTAAAGCATCTTTAGTTGATAAATATAAATCAATAACAGTTTTAGAAGTGAACAAAAATGGTGAACCACTTTCATCAGATGAGAAATTATTAGATGTTAAGTTTGTCCCTAAACAAACAACAATGACTCGTGATGGATCTCAACCAGCTCCAGCAAAAATCACAGTTATGGCTAAGGAAAAAACAGGAAGAACATTTTTCAGGTTAAAAGGAATTGATGCTAGCCCAAAATCAAAAGGTGAAAAAGTTTGATTTGGACAAGTTTTTTCAATCAATATTGAAAAAACTAATATTCGTGGAGTTAGAATTATAGCTTATAATAGTGATACTCAAGTTAACATTGAAGCTCGAATTAATGCTGCAATTAGCAGCAAAATCAATGGTCAAAAAATCGTTCTAAATCGTGATTATACAATTGAAGGATTAAGCAGAATTGTTAAAAGAGGAACTGTAACAGTTAAAGCAAAACCAGACTCTAAAATTATTGAAGGTAGTTTTACTTTCGATGTAGTTACAGATACTAGACCATCAATTGCAAAAATTGTGATCCCAACAACTTATGATGGAGAAGGTCAAGCAGGAATTCGCGCTAAAATTCAAGCAGAAATCATCAAAGTTGCTCCAACTGCAACTTTTAATAATGATTATGTAATTGCCGGATTATTAAGCACAGTTGTTGGTGGAAAAGTAACAGTAACTGCTAAAGTTGAATCAGGCAAACTGAAAGATAGCTTCACATTTGAGATTATTGAACGTAAATTATTGACAGATGCTGCAATTCCAACAATTGAAATTGCTGAACCAAAAGCAAGTGTTGAAACTAAAATTCAACAAGCACTTGAAAAATTAATTGCAGGAGCACAAAAAGGTGTTGACTATACAATTTCAAGATTAAATGAAATTGCAATGCCTGGATCAACAATCACAATTTCAGCAATTGTTGGTTCAACAAAATTGAAAACACCAAGTGCAATTACTTTAGAAGTTGGTAAGGCAAATATTAGTATTATTAAGAAACCAACAATTGCTGCAGGTTCAGATCTAGATGCGCATAAAGAAACTATTTTAACTGAGATTCAAAAATTACCTGGTTGTTCAGAAATTGTAAAAAATGATTTAACATTTGCTGGTGCAACACATGCTGGATCAAGAATTACAGTTACTCCATCAACAGCTTCTGGTGTTGCAAAACTAACTGGAACAATTTCAATTGTTGTTGAAAAAGCAGATATTACAAAATCTCTACCTTCTTATACTCAAGGTGTATCAATGCAAGGAATCAAAGATTGATTCACTGGCAATGAAATTAAAAGAATTGCTGGTTGTTCACAAATTACTCAAAACGATCTAGTGTTTGAAGGTTCAACTGGGGCTGGGGGAATCATCACGGTTATTCCATCAGCAGCTGGGGCTGCAAAACTAACTGGAACAATGACAATTACTGTTGCAAAAGTTGGTATTACTGGTACTGCAATGCCAACTATTGCTGCTGGAACACCGAGAGATGATGCAAAAAGTGCTATTTTAAGAACTATTCAAGCAATTCGTGGTTGTTCAGAAATTACAACAGATGATATTGATTTGGCAGGTACAACACATGCTGGAACAACAATCACTGTTACTCCATCAACAACATCTGGGACTTCAAAACTAACTGGTTCAATTACCATAATTGTTGCTAAAGCAGCAATTGGTGCTATTCCCAAACCAGTCATTCAACCAGGTTCAGATATTGAAGCTCATAAAACAACTATTTTAAATACAATCAAGGGATTACCTGGTTGTGATCAAATTCAAATGGGTGATTTAACATTTGTTGGATCAACAAATGCCGGAGCAACAATCACTGTTACTCCATCAACAACTTCTGGAACTTCAAAACTAACTGGAACAATTTCAATTGTTGTTGAAAAAGCAAATATTAATGGTGTTATTGCACCATTAATAATTCCGGGAGTATCAGTGGATGATGTAAAACAAACAATTTTAGAAAAAATTCGAAATCTTCCTGGTTGTTCAACAATTGCCAAAACTGACCTTACTGTAACTGGTGATGTTGGAGGTAGAATTAATGCTGGAACAGAATTAACTATTACCCCATCAACAGCTTCTGGAGCTTCAAAGCTAGAAGGATCTATTACAGCAAGAGTTGGTAGAGCAAACATTTCTGATGTAATAGTTCCAACTATTCCTGCAGGGACAACAGATCAAAATGCGAAAAGTATTATTTTAACTGAAATCCAACAAAAATCTGGTTGTTCAGCAATCAGTGGTGGTGATATCACTGTGACTGGTGAAGCTCTTGCTGGAGAAACATTAACAGTAACGGTATCAAATGCTGGAACACCAAAACTAACTGGAACAATTACAGTGATTGTTGATAAAATAAATCTTGAAAATATTGCACCACCAACAATTGTTGCAGGTACAAACCCACAAGATCATAAAGCTACAATTTTAACTAGAATTCAAGCAATATCTGGTGGGAGAGCAATTACAAATGCAGATTTTGAAATAATAGGTTCAAGCACTCCTGGTGCATCAATCATTGTTAGACCAACTAGTGCTGGTACTGCAAAATTAACTGGTTCATTTACAATAAATATAAATAAAGCAGATATCAATGCTATTAGTAAACCAACTATTCTTGCGGGTTCAGACATAAATGATCACGAAACAACTATTTTAAATAGAATTAAAGAATTAACTGGTTGTGGTTCAATCACAGTTGATGATTTTGAACTAATTGGAACAGTAAATCCTGGTGCATCAATCATTGTTAGACCAACAAATGCCGGATCTGCAAAATTAACTGGTTCATTTACAATCACTGTCCAAAGAGTTGATATTTCTACTATTGCAATGCCAACCATTACTTTGGATTCAAACTTTGTAACAGCTAGTGCATCAATTGTAACTGCCATTCGAGGAATACCTGGATTATCAACAATTACAGCTGATGATTTAGACATTACAGGTTCAACTACTGCTGGAGCAACAATCACTATTAAACCTTCATTAAGCGGTTCTACAAAACTGTTAGGAACTAGAACAATTGTTCAGGGCAAAACAAGTATTGCTACTGGAGTTGGTACAATCGTGGTCAATGCTGGGACAAGTTTTGAGGTTGCTAAAACAACTATTTTAACTCAAATTCAGGCATTAACTGGATTATCAACAATTACAGCTGATGACTTGGACATTACAGGAACATCAAATGCTGGAGCAACAATTACTGTTAACCCATCAGCAAAAGGAAGTTCAAAAATGACTGATTCATTCACAATAACTGTAGGTAGAGCAAGTATTGCAGGTGTTACTCCATCAGCAATTACTGTCGGTACAACTCCAGGAACATATATGACAGGCGTTTGAAACTTAATTAAAAACTTACCTGGTTGTTCACAAATTACGATGGCAGATCTAGTGTTCGTTGGATCATCAGCAACTGCTGGAAACCAAGTTACTGTTAACCCATCAACAACTGGTGCTGCAAAATTAATCGGAACAATTACAATTCAGGTTGTTGCATAA